From Paralcaligenes sp. KSB-10:
AACTGCATCCCCGTACCGGATATCGGCGCCATCCATGGGTTCAGGAGTATGTCGATTTCATGGATTCGGAAAGTCAATTCAAGAATGCCGAAGAACGTCTCATGGCTTTTGCCGCTTATTACGGCCTGTGCAGCTGGCTGGATTACAACGTAGGGCGGATTACGGCCGCATTGCATGGCTCGAGCCTGCAGGAGAACACGTGCGTCATCTATACCTCGGACCATGGCGATAATCTGGGCGCACGGGGGGTTTGGGGCAAGTCCACCTTGTATCAGGAGAGCGTTTCCGTGCCCATGATTGTTGCCGGCCCGGGGCTCGCTCCATCGGTTTGCGAAACGCCGGTCGATCTTCTCGACCTGTATCCGACGATTCTTCAGGCAGTGGGGCTGGATCCCGCCGCCGAAATGGCCGGCCGGCCTGGCCGTTCTTTGTTTGAGCTGGCGCGTTCGGCGCCTGAGCCCGAGCGGCCGATTTTCAGCGAGTACCATGCGGCAGGCAGCAACAGCGCCGGGTTCATGCTGCGCAAGGGGCGCTGGAAGTATCACTATTATGTCCGCCACGCTCCAGAACTGTTCGATCTGGAAAATGACCCCGAAGAGCTCAACGACCTGGGCCACGATCCCGCGTATGCGGCCGTGCGCCAAGCCATGCACGGTGAGCTGCTGAACATATGTGATCCGGGCGCGATCGATGCGCTGGCCAGGCGGGATCAAGAGAATATGATCGCAGGCCTGGGGGGGATTGAACGGGCGGCCGCGATGGGTGCGTCGGGTGCGACACCGGCGCCGGTGTCGGGCGATGCGGCATGATTTGCAAGGGGTAGGGCCCGCCCGGTCTGTGCCTGATCGACGTATCGACAGTGGCACGTTCGATAATTCAAAAGAGAGACAAACATGAGACGCAAGCTATATTTAGGAATGTTGCTGGCATTGTTCAGCACCTGCGCGCAGCCCGTATACGCAGGTGTCTATCCGGCCAAACCGATACGGATGATTGTTCCGTATTCTGCCGGCGGCGGCATCGATACCGCGGCGCGTTTGTTTGCCAACGGAATGTCGAAAGTTCTGGGACAGGCAATCATCGTTGAGAACAAGCCCGGGGCAGGGGGGATGATAGGCGCGGAAACGGTTGCCAGGTCCGATCCCGACGGTTATACACTTTTGTTTGCCGGCAACTCGGAATTGACCATTGGCCCGCAGCTGTACCCAAAGGCCGCCTACGATCCCATCAAGAGCTTTACACCCATCATGCTGGTGGCAGAGTCGCCTACGGTTATAGTTGGCAATCCTTCACTCAGGGCAGCTACATTGCGGGATGCCCTGGAGCTCGGGCGACACGACCCGGCTCTTTTATCGGTGGGAACGGCGGGCATCGGTACGCCGCATCATTGCGCACTCGAGGCGCTCAAGCATCTTAGCGGGGTCAGCATGATGCACGTGCCCTACAAGGGGGCCGCGCCGGCAACGATCGATGTATTGAGCGGCCAGGTCAATATGGCGATTGTCGGAGCTCCGCCCGTATTGCCATATATTCGATCGGGTAAGTTGAAAGCCTTTGCCGTGTTGCAGCCCAGGCGTTCGGCGCTTTTGCCCGATGTGCCGACCGCAAAGGAAGCCACAGGGCTTGACGGTCTGGATATTTTCGCGACCTGGTACGGTTTGCTGTCGCCGTCTCGTACGCCTTCCGCTGTGACGGATGCTTTGCAGCAGGCGGCCAAGACGGTTTTAGGCCAAGCCGAGGTGCGTGAAAAAATGGCCAAACTGGGCACCGAGGTGCAGGCCATACCCGGTGCGCAGTTTGCCGCCCGGATCAGGACTGAAGCGGCTAGTTATAAAGAACTGATTCAGCGCTATGGGATCAAGCCGAATTAGCGTATTTTCGGTTGAGGTATTTGCGGTGCTGGACGCGTTTCAGTGACTTTTGTTTTGAGCCGTTTTTAGGCTTGGGGTGTGAGTTTGGGCTGCCTGTACTGGCTTGAGCGATGACTTTTGGCTGTGCATTGGTGTGTTGTCTGTGCGGACGGTTCTTTCTATTAAGACGCCGCAGGGTGGGCGGTGCTGTGCAGTCCGGCACGTCCAGCGGTCGTGGTGCTACGCACCCCGACTGCCCGGGTCTGCCTCGTCCAGGCGGGCGTCGGGCCAACTCGCGTCGCCCCGCGTTGCGGGTCGCCACTCAAACAGGGCCCGCCGAAAGCCCCCGCCTTCCCTTCGTCAGCACCCGGCGCTGGACTACCGCCGGACTACACAGCACCGCCCACCCTGCGGCTTGCGTTGAGGCAATGCATAGAGAAGAAGCATTGGGGTCATGCACCGAGAGAAACGTTGAGGTCATGCATCGAGGTATACGCTGAGTCGGCAAGTTCATTCCAGGCATGCCATTACGTGAGCCGTCTATCGGGGCTTGGGGTCAGGACCGGCGTAAGGCGTGCGCCGGATGCTACCGTAGGGAAGGCGGGGGCTTTCGGCGGGCCATGTTTGAGCGTAGCCGCGCCAGCGGCGTAGCGAGTTTGGCCCGACGCCCGCCTGGACGAGGTAGATCCGGATCAAGCACGCCGTGCCGGGCCTGACCCCAAGCCCCGATAGACGGCGGCTTTAAATACCAAACCGTAAATACCAAAGCTACCAAAACATCGAATCCCGCAAACACTCGAACCAAAAATGCATCAGGCTTCGAGTCCTGTTCCGGTTGCTTCCCGCCGAGCCTGCGCAGGATGCGGTTTGGCATCCCGCTCCCCAATCAATTGACGTGAATTCCCAATTTCTTGATAGCCACGGACCATTCGCTGAGCTGGCTATCGATAAAAGCCTTCAGTTCCTGGGGAGTGCTGCTTTGCGGCGTAGCGCCTTCGGACTTGAAGCTGGTTTGCAGCTTTTTTGATCCCATGACCTTGACCACCGCCGCGTTGAGCTGCTTGATAATCGAGTCTGGAGTGCCCGCGGGGGCCAGCAATGCATTCCAGGTGTTGATATCGTAGCCTGGGAAATTCTTGTTTTCCGCGAGTGTAGGGACATCGGGCAATTCAGAAGAGCGCGTTTTAGTGGTTACGGCAAGGGCAGTCAGCTTGCCGCCCTTGACTTGCGGCAGGGCGGCCGGCAGTGTGGCGAAACTGTATTGCACATCGCCGCTCATCACGGCC
This genomic window contains:
- a CDS encoding sulfatase-like hydrolase/transferase gives rise to the protein MRPQNIVVIMSDEHDPRMMGCARHPFIHTPNLDALAARGVRFPNAYTPSPICVPARAAFATGKRVHQIRHWDNAMPYTGEHRGWGHVLQERGIRVESIGKLHYRATEDPAGFDVEHLPMHVVGGHGMVWASIRDPYRPRQDGSRMLGKTIGPGTSSYTAYDQSVTELAAEWLRTAARDDYGPFVLYVGLVAPHFPLVAPEEFYRLYPLDRIPEPKLHPRTGYRRHPWVQEYVDFMDSESQFKNAEERLMAFAAYYGLCSWLDYNVGRITAALHGSSLQENTCVIYTSDHGDNLGARGVWGKSTLYQESVSVPMIVAGPGLAPSVCETPVDLLDLYPTILQAVGLDPAAEMAGRPGRSLFELARSAPEPERPIFSEYHAAGSNSAGFMLRKGRWKYHYYVRHAPELFDLENDPEELNDLGHDPAYAAVRQAMHGELLNICDPGAIDALARRDQENMIAGLGGIERAAAMGASGATPAPVSGDAA
- a CDS encoding tripartite tricarboxylate transporter substrate binding protein, with translation MRRKLYLGMLLALFSTCAQPVYAGVYPAKPIRMIVPYSAGGGIDTAARLFANGMSKVLGQAIIVENKPGAGGMIGAETVARSDPDGYTLLFAGNSELTIGPQLYPKAAYDPIKSFTPIMLVAESPTVIVGNPSLRAATLRDALELGRHDPALLSVGTAGIGTPHHCALEALKHLSGVSMMHVPYKGAAPATIDVLSGQVNMAIVGAPPVLPYIRSGKLKAFAVLQPRRSALLPDVPTAKEATGLDGLDIFATWYGLLSPSRTPSAVTDALQQAAKTVLGQAEVREKMAKLGTEVQAIPGAQFAARIRTEAASYKELIQRYGIKPN